The genomic DNA atttatgattaaattttgtatcaaAGGAAAGAATTTAACGTGAATTTGTACTTTATCATGACCAACTATTTTTACATCATAAAATCCTAAtgtttcataaataattgtatatatattttgattttgcGCGTAGAAatgatcatttatttatttatttttttttattatcaaataaatttaatattttcaaattaaatactgattttttgtgtcaattaaAACAACGttgatattttagaaaaaaacaaaatcacaaaaaaattatacgccagtatattaaattattaaattaaaataaaaaagctgaatcatttatttacagttttttttttatattattattttttcccacgttataaaatgaatttaattgacCACATAATTTTCGTCTGTATAAAAacaccataaattttttaatttattaaaattttttttttaaatcgactgttttataagacaaattttttacgtcaAGTTAAATTAcacttgcaaaaaaaaaatatatacaatacacaataaaaaaatgtaaaagtttacaaacaattatcataacaacaataaatataaatatttatatatataatttacctTTATATAGAAAATAGGTCTCTTGTATTCAAACTAAATACAATATTCTTCCTATTGTATTTCgtgtaaacatatatattttatactatgTGACATTTGATAATATCAGTTCtattatacatacacatatatatgatatataatatataacatataacatatattaacaacaataacacTATGATAAGAGAAAAGCATAAAAGTAAACCATaacttaattcaaaataatttcaaaaaaaaaaaaaaaaacggcgtTTACTGCACAGTATTTGGAAAcgtttaaatataaatcaacATCATCAGAGACTACTATCGTTCTCGTTTAATTTTACACGTGTAGTTATAACGTGAACTCTCCCGCAGTGAACTGGTAGTAAAAGGCCTCTGGCCCCGTGAGGATGCACTCGAATGACCTTCTCTTGATTCCTCTTTTCCCCATCTAAAATAGTTTCCAACTTTATCCACAATATCACTGATATAACTGTATAACTTGGctcttatataaatataaatataatacaatCCAATtcaattgattgattgatatATTTAACCTGGAGTATGATCAACTGACAGctttattctaaaaaaaaaaatcaatctaaCACGTGCTCgattaaaagaatttttcatttacttctgttgtaaaattttttattttaattgaggTAACtgataatttagaaaattgttggcatttaaatattgatgttgtaaagaaaaaaaaatgataaactcAGTCTTTAATTAAACGAATTAAAGTCTGTCTGGAAGTTACATTAAAGAAATatgagaatatatatttattttatgaatgtaTGAGGTGTCTGACCCTACACATTATTATGGACATTAAAACACTACGGACTGTAGCTATGAGTACTGAAATTCCTTATTattcaatgaataatttacttgGTTTAAttgatactaataataataataatttgttattcAAGGAATTACAGCTTTACTGATCTGCTTGACAGGTTTTATTAGAATGAGAACTCCCTattgaaaaaatccatgtggGAATTTAGCCTAGATTCCTGTGTGTTCCCACATTTCGTTTTGGATGGATTTCCATATGATTTTTATAGGAATCCAGCATAGATCCCGATATAGATTCTCACATGGGTTCCTATGGAAATCCACACCATGCcaaatccatatgggaatctagtATGGATTCCTATGTGGATTTCTACCTCGATTTCCCTTGAAAATCTGCACCATGTCGAAGttcatatgggaatccagcctAAATTCCTGTGTGTTCCTACATGGCGTTTTCGGATGGATTCCTATAGGATAGGATCCAGCATAGATCCTGATACAGATTCTCACATGGGTTCCTATGGAAATCGACACCATGCcaaatccatatgggaattTAGTATGGAATCCCATGTAGACTTTTACCTCGACTTCTCATGGAAATCTGCACCATGTCAAAGTCCATATGGGAATTTTGTATGGATTAggaattagaaaaattaacaaaaagcGTCACgatattgatataaattttataaaaagtatcaAGTTCCTACAGGGTAATCCAGGTACTGACAATTTCCTGTGGATTTTCCATATGGGGATTCAGATACCCATGGTTTTCTACatggattcttatataaatccatacacTCCTATATTAATTCCTATGGATTCTTATATAAGTCCGTTGTTTTCCTATATGGATTCCTAAGGGTTCTCATGGTTTCCTACATGagttcttatatatataaatccatGCACTCCTATATCAATTCCTATGGATTCTTACATAAGTCAATACTTTTCTATACGGATTCCTATGGGTTCCCATGCAATCccacatgaatttttttgatagggcTTTATATGAGTGATTACACATAGATATCAATTCACGTTTCTCACAGTAATACCATTCAGTAATAGGAAAAACTCGTAGACTAAaagatgttaaaataaaagaaacagTTTCGCCCCAAATATAAACTCGCTGGGCTCATTAGTAAAGTTGATGCCAATATATTCTACTTTAGACCCTTCAAAAGATGATGAAAATAAGTGAcagaaaattatcatttatgaTGTTATAACAAATATTCCAAGTTTGCTGTCATATTTTAATAGAGTTCTGTTCTatttatatagacttgtatagttatatatattttttaaatttattataaagttaaaGTCCCattacccgatcactcatgtacttgtatatctatatccactaaattttactatatacagatatacaaatacatgcaGCGATCGGGCAGTAGGTCTTTTactttatgataaattttacagtGAGAAATATCGAATTGATATCCACATGCAATCACTCTTAAgttctgaattaaataaaatctggcAATTATCAGATCAGTAAACCCGTAATTCcttcaataacaaataaaataaaactgatcatattataaattcaataacataaataataataataataataaatactctaGAGTTAATAGCtaatttatatacacatatatttaactCAAGTACTTAATTacatattacaaaatattagtcatatttatatttaaaaacaaaaaaaaactttaataatatatttaaaactttatatgaCAATTTAGTAGCtcgatttataaataattatttatttattataaattttattcgaataaaaatataatctgACTTTTCGTAGGTTacatatcatatatatgattgaaataattctaaataattataaaatgaccAGAGTTAATTTtccgaataaaaaaaaaatatatatatataaatatgttttacGACGAATTAATATTAGCAACCGTTATTGGAAGTCCAGATCTGTTGACTAATAAACCAGTAGTAGTTAACTGATAGCTCAATTCCccatgtaatttatttgttggcgtaataaaatatgaattattatcattatcatgtTGGATATCACCAGAGGCAATAACAATTGGTATCATATCAGCTGTTTCTGTTATAAAATGTAACGACTCTGTTTGTTCTGCTTCCGTTTCGCCGGTTTCGGTCTCTCTTTCCAATTCCATTTGtttgttattatcatttatgaTGACATTATTACTGATAATTGATGActgattttgatttatttgctGTGGTCTTACGACAAATTCAAGTTTTGCAAACTTAATATGAGGAAATTGTACTTTCATGAAACGTCGGAATGTCGAGTAACCCATTACTTTTATCGTCGGCGATAATTTTCTGCAGTAGTCTTTATATAAATCGTGAACTGTTTTTCGAGTTATCTCAGCTGGCAAATGTATCGAAACACCCGTCGAATTTTTGATTGATGTTTTTATTGTCTTATGATTTATTTCTTGTTCTTTTATAAATGACTTCAAAAATTCAGTTGCTATTTGATAAATATCCAGTGAAAATGTATTATGGGGAATTTTACCATGATTACCATGAACACGAGGCGTCACACCATGGGTTACTAAATGTTTCCGTATGCGTTTTATCTGGTAGTGGGTACAGTTCTCGAGGTACAAAAATGCGTCCAGACAGACACGACGTCCTTGATAAACGTACTGAGCACGTAATCGTCGACGTTCGGTGTGACGGGCGGTTTGATTTGGATTTGCCAAACATGCCATTGTTACGCCCATCAAATACATATCGTGCTCGGCTTTTGTTAACTCAGCGATATTTAGACGGTGACGATACACTGCCTCGGGATTCAATCCTTTGAAACACTGGTCGTCTTGACACTCGCAGCCGCGTTTGAAACGTTGCAATACTTGGGCGACGTTATCTTCAAGTTTTGTTGATTCGTATTTAGActcttttattatctttgacttttttgcttttaaTACTGGGGCCTTTATTTCTTCGGATAATTCTGTTGGCTCTTCATCACTTGCTGCTGTCtgtaattaatcataaatttttctgtgtataaattttgaaaaaattacgtaGAAAAACTAATGACTAATTTTAtgatctagattttttttaacttttaaaaatatcaatattttttatgatatttttatttaaattatatataaggtaaatgttcctatacccgctcactattagtcgctcactttaactgtttaaggcgtttttttataatttttataaagaaaacttcaactaaaaatattattattgataaataattatttgtgaatctaaatatattaaaatatcatgtatcaaattattttataatagattataaatttaaattaaatgactattttcaaaatcgcgctcagccgggcattttttactttaacgttcattcgttagattaaatttaggctacgtcaaattttttaagaactgttataactatatcttattaaatacatttttaaaattcatgaaattttatattatgaaagaataaagtagtataatttataaattatttgtccaaatcaataaacttatcatagtttaattgatattgtctttgagcgactatagggccatgtgttggtcgagtaatggtaaatcacaacttttagtgagcgactatgggtacactcaaggaccttatttaaaaaattaataataataaattatcaagattattcttcaagcttaaattttattctaatactcgaaacttcaaaaaataactataaaaaaaaatctggtttttcattttatttattaatttatattgagtgatttaatctcactccaatgaaaagtgaacgggtataggggcttttaccttaacatattaaataaaattaactactCAGGCAGTATTGAGTTTCTACTCAAAATTTCTATcactaaattttctatttaaaaagattttctatactggaaaatttttttaaaaattttttctcagccaataaaattttaaaataaatttatgacaatATTTTATCCTtatccgtgtaaaaaaattcataatagtgaacttcgaaatttgaaataattcgaACTTTGAGCTCATAATTTttgagaccaaaaaaaattcaaaagtaaaagaaaaagaaaaattaaactgaGTATTTCTGGGCTacgttttcgggaattttttgagcaaaaaaaattcgatttgaaaatttcgttGGTTAGACgaacgataaaaaaaactttagaaCTAACGAGCGTTTTTTGACTCTTATCAAAACTGTTCAAGAACGAGGACAAAaggttgaaatttttatttacagctAGAAATGTAAAATTgtccatacatacatggaaACAAATTTTAGtagcatttaaatttattattggtcatatatataatcagtTATAAActcagtaaataaattaaactataaTCAGAAAGTTACGTAAATTAATCATTCAACATATGAGAAGTTCAAGTTCAcgtctaaaatattttgtttcagATGAATCATTAGTTTCTTTATTCTCattcatttttcttttaaataaaaaagtttgaaaatttttttcctgatatttattagtatagaaaaatttcgataaataaaatatgtaaatttaaacaagtttaattattctaatttgtgtaattaaaagtttattttattttagtaaagcAGAGATTAATTGCTACGTTAGGGGTCAGAAACTTCAACATGAGTTTTGttgtagttaattaattaaacttattgattaatttaataataaagaattcgtataaatagaaattttgcaggaattttttatgtaaaattaaatgagtgtgaatgtagcagacatcagacaaattttaaattataaataaacagagtaaataattaataaaataaaatttttgaaaaatgcgcatttaaaaaatttaaaaattaataattgcattttttaaattatttactctatttatttagaatttaaaatttatctgtctgctgcattcacactcgtaaaataaaatttaaaaaataaaataaaaatttaaatttataatttgtaatggaaatttaatttatcgataattaaataaaataataaattaataattaaattttaccgaaattaaagtcaatttaattgaactcaaattaaataatctacttaatcaattaaaatatttaaattaccgtATTCTCCTGATGGTCATTACCATCGACTCCACATTTTTCAATCCCACTAGTGTTTATTTTCACACGAGATTTATCCACCTCTTCAAGTTCCATTATTAtgtattacttttatttataaaattaaaaaacacacTCCAGTTTatctgaaaatatttaaaatttttaaataaatacacatacatttaaatatatttacaaagtatataaaagtacaaaatttaaagaatttataaacaaaaggtCGAAAGTCGCTGGCACGTTATGTCGCCCAACAATTTTCGTCTTAATAGTCTACTGATTATTGGATCTTTACTTACCGATTTTAAATATCCCacgtaatattaataatgtttttaattttttttacatatacttAAATCATCAAgcactattttatatttttattatgtaatataagaatgttgttttatttaaaatacataaagaAATAACGAAACACGAGACACGATATGGCGATCGTTTATTGCCGTTGCTTTGTAGTGGGGGTAATTTTCAGGACTGTATCAATTtcctatttattttaatatttttgtccatcaattatcacaaaatttacttttaaaactcgcagattatttttaaaaatcaaatttcccgctaattttaaaaaatttcatttaaaataatttttaagtcaaaacttaaatttgaaatttcaaattaaatttcaaatttcaaattaaatttcaaatttcaaataaaatttgaatttaaaaataattttaaaaatatgtcaagtaataaatttataatttattgattttttatttttgaatgtaaataatttaaaaattttttggagtattgatttatttaaaagttaaaagatACGATCCTGGACAAAATGAATCGCGGGAGTTGCGCATTGACGCAGGGACTTTGAAGACCACATGTGCAGAAGTAAACATGTTTAGAAAaccgcaaaaaaatttttttatacttataactttacaaactaaaaatataagtataaatataaacatactTACTATTGAAACTTGCAACTAATCGTCGTCCGATAATTTTTATcgcaaaaaaattacataataaaataattatttttaataacttctaactcattaataattaaaactgaCCTCTGCATAAAACAGGACAATGAACGACAAAATCgatagtattttaaatatatactagtttataaataatttatctatcgaagataaaaatattttttttaaaaatgtaaattaaaaacaac from Microplitis mediator isolate UGA2020A chromosome 7, iyMicMedi2.1, whole genome shotgun sequence includes the following:
- the LOC130672374 gene encoding uncharacterized protein LOC130672374, which gives rise to MELEEVDKSRVKINTSGIEKCGVDGNDHQENTTAASDEEPTELSEEIKAPVLKAKKSKIIKESKYESTKLEDNVAQVLQRFKRGCECQDDQCFKGLNPEAVYRHRLNIAELTKAEHDMYLMGVTMACLANPNQTARHTERRRLRAQYVYQGRRVCLDAFLYLENCTHYQIKRIRKHLVTHGVTPRVHGNHGKIPHNTFSLDIYQIATEFLKSFIKEQEINHKTIKTSIKNSTGVSIHLPAEITRKTVHDLYKDYCRKLSPTIKVMGYSTFRRFMKVQFPHIKFAKLEFVVRPQQINQNQSSIISNNVIINDNNKQMELERETETGETEAEQTESLHFITETADMIPIVIASGDIQHDNDNNSYFITPTNKLHGELSYQLTTTGLLVNRSGLPITVANINSS